From one Acinonyx jubatus isolate Ajub_Pintada_27869175 chromosome B1, VMU_Ajub_asm_v1.0, whole genome shotgun sequence genomic stretch:
- the LOC113601969 gene encoding translation initiation factor IF-2-like isoform X1, which translates to MAGRRREHTKEAASAGNKKLAGASPERPLPPCPPPRVTLGASAPTPASVSPAALQLNAGTAARRGGGGPQRGVRTSVACAAPGSRSHADSWAGSRARGRPGRASGPRGVGCAPEGRRAEASAGREAVRTPHPPGSGWPPRLREARLTWSGSGPAAANADAVQRRSTSGNHGGETLQQDAAASAAIHFRSGGLGSTPGASPLAAAPRTPVVYRCRSRPPRTCSHWGWAGFQENRRELGRHRRPSLKAGTLQAKVSQPRLRC; encoded by the exons ATGGCGGGGCGGCGGCGCGAGCACACAAAGGAGGCGGCGTCAGCGGGGAACAAAAAGCTGGCCGGGGCCTCCCCTGAACGGCCCTTGCCGCCCTGTCCGCCTCCCCGAGTGACCTTGGGCGCgtccgcccccaccccagcttcgGTTTCTCCAGCTGCGCTACAACTAAACGCTGGGACCGCAGCCCGCCGGGGCGGCGGAGGCCCTCAGCGAGGCGTTCGTACGTCCGTCGCCTGCGCCGCGCCGGGCTCACGCAGCCACGCGGACAGCTGGGCGGGCTCGCGGGCTCGGGGGAGGCCCGGCCGGGCGTCCGGCCCGAGGGGGGTTGGCTGCGCTCCGGAGGGCCGCCGCGCCGAGGCCTCTGCAGGCCGCGAAGCCGTCCGAACCCCACACCCGCCCGGCTCTGGCTGGCCGCCCCGTCTCCGTGAAGCCAGGCTTACCTGGAGCGGGTCTGGCCCGGCAGCAGCCAACGCCGACGCAGTCCAGCGAAGAAGCACCTCCGGAAACCACGGAGGAGAAACCCTCCAGCAAGACGCCGCCGCCTCAGCAGCGATCCACTTCCGCTCCGGAGGCCTCGGCTCCACCCCCGGGGCGTCCCCATTGGCCGCCGCTCCTCGTACTCCCGTGGTCTACCGGTGCAGGAG CAGGCCACCCCGGACATGCTCACATTGGGGCTGGGCAGGGTTCCAAGAGAACAGGAGGGAGCTTGGACGCCACAGGAGGCCCAGCCTCAAAGCTGGCACCCTACAGGCCAAAGTGAGTCAGCCCAGACTCAGGTGCTGA
- the LOC113601969 gene encoding translation initiation factor IF-2-like isoform X2 has protein sequence MAGRRREHTKEAASAGNKKLAGASPERPLPPCPPPRVTLGASAPTPASVSPAALQLNAGTAARRGGGGPQRGVRTSVACAAPGSRSHADSWAGSRARGRPGRASGPRGVGCAPEGRRAEASAGREAVRTPHPPGSGWPPRLREARLTWSGSGPAAANADAVQRRSTSGNHGGETLQQDAAASAAIHFRSGGLGSTPGASPLAAAPRTPVVYRCRRKKVDG, from the exons ATGGCGGGGCGGCGGCGCGAGCACACAAAGGAGGCGGCGTCAGCGGGGAACAAAAAGCTGGCCGGGGCCTCCCCTGAACGGCCCTTGCCGCCCTGTCCGCCTCCCCGAGTGACCTTGGGCGCgtccgcccccaccccagcttcgGTTTCTCCAGCTGCGCTACAACTAAACGCTGGGACCGCAGCCCGCCGGGGCGGCGGAGGCCCTCAGCGAGGCGTTCGTACGTCCGTCGCCTGCGCCGCGCCGGGCTCACGCAGCCACGCGGACAGCTGGGCGGGCTCGCGGGCTCGGGGGAGGCCCGGCCGGGCGTCCGGCCCGAGGGGGGTTGGCTGCGCTCCGGAGGGCCGCCGCGCCGAGGCCTCTGCAGGCCGCGAAGCCGTCCGAACCCCACACCCGCCCGGCTCTGGCTGGCCGCCCCGTCTCCGTGAAGCCAGGCTTACCTGGAGCGGGTCTGGCCCGGCAGCAGCCAACGCCGACGCAGTCCAGCGAAGAAGCACCTCCGGAAACCACGGAGGAGAAACCCTCCAGCAAGACGCCGCCGCCTCAGCAGCGATCCACTTCCGCTCCGGAGGCCTCGGCTCCACCCCCGGGGCGTCCCCATTGGCCGCCGCTCCTCGTACTCCCGTGGTCTACCGGTGCAGGAG GAAGAAGGTGGACGGTTGA